The stretch of DNA TTTATACGAATGAAATTTGATTATGAGTAGGTTGACATTGTTTAAACATTAataaaggattaaagggtatgcATTAGAGAGTTTTGATTGGATGTATATTTAACATTAGAGAACATGAATAAGGGGTTTACACTCTAGATTGTCAATGGCCTAACTCTCAATCACAAATTATACTATGATATGATACCCTAATATAGTGAGACCACAtaaaaatgaccattttatggaAAAAATTTAGCTTTTGATATTAAAAGTTACCACTATTTTGTTATTAACAGTGtctacttaaaaaaaaaaacaatcatttTTACACATAATGTTCACTATTTCTTATAAATTGGTCACTTTTACCAGTCTATATTCTACTTACATTGATAAAAGTGAtcaatttcttatttcttataaataataaaacacaaaCCATAAACATCTTTTTAAATTTCCCGCCTAAATACTCACCTCTACtaagcacaattttaccaaaATTCATTAGCCCACTAATCAAATGGCCCACAATGATCATCAATTTATATCTACTAACTCATACACAACTAATATTGACTATGAAATGATCCCACCATGTTAACAAAAATGAACATCAAATTGATTTTCAAATTTATTTTGTACCAATTTCGACCCGTCAAATATTGAATACCTtgaaactaaaaaataaattcaaCTTAGTTTATGACTTTTGAATGTGTACATCAAAAGATATGAGACACGAGTAATGTTATGGGACATAGAGACCAAATATGTTTCGCGATTAACGGGTcgtaaaataatttcaaaagctCAGAGAGGTTTTAGTATGATCTTTTATATATACTGATTAGTATATCAAATGGAAAATAATTTATGGAGATATCATAATGTGTAACTCATAAGCGTTCTTTCCTTTTATGCCAAATTTTCAAGTGTATACGTTAACTGATATTGTTTTGACTTAATTCGTAATTCTACTTTGTATTTTGTCctcatttcaattttaatttttgtgcaaacatttcaaaacttatcCTATATGGTAAAATTTGCCGATATTTGAaattattaacatgctttaacATAGGTGTAAACATGTCGGCATATGCATGCTCTAATCAAAGATATGAGATACGACGGGTGTAAGCATGATATACAACAAGAGTGTAACTATGTTTTTAcaattaatactctcttaatactaatgttattttgaaaaaaaaaaaaatactataaTTTAAATATGTAGATTATACTGTTATAGAAGTATTGtatttgtaattgtaattgtcaaGTATATAATTTCCATATAACATATGGGAAATCAATTACCTCAAATAAGAAACCAAAACAATGTTGTAAATCTAAGAATTTACGAAAATTTTTATATATACAATCTATACAcgcccgtgcaactttgcacgggtcgTAAACTAGTGGGTTGTATATAGCAAAACCCAAGATTAATTGAGTAAGAATGAAGAGGATTAATGGAATAATGAGGAAAGAGGGAAATATAGATGATGGTAGAATGAGGCGCAATGGCAAAGCGTAGATGAAATGAAACCAAATGAACGATAATAAGAAAAGATATTTATTTCATATATTTTCTGATAAGGCTATCATGTTAGATTTTTAATTTGCTACATAATGATATCAGTAAATTACTTATTTTCTTGATAGAAGGATATTATTATCTCTTTCTGACTTGGGCCGTTTTAATATTCATTTGCctattttattatttgatttttatttaaagttagttagTTAAGTTATATTGCACTGAGTTTATTTTCAATGCGTTCATTCTAGAAAGTTTGGTACTTCAAATGAAAGGAACATTCTTCATATAGTATTAATAACAAAATATGACTGAAACGAAACCATATATTGTAGGACGATTAAGGCATGTAAAAAGTGTTGGAATGTTAGATAGGTTGGGTCATTGATCGGGTCAAAATGATCGTGTCAAATAAGTAAGGCTATGCGGATCACGTGTTGAATTTGGGGGAAAAATACAAGTAAGAAATTATTTTTAGCGCTTTTATTTTTTTCCCTTTCTCATGTTGAATAAAtagttttttaaaaaaattaaatcatCTAAAAGTGGTATAAACAAGATAGGGATTGCGCGCTCGACAATGTTACCGTGGAATCTAAGGAGTTCGGCTAAGTCGGAAAGATAGATCGAGTTTAGGCTCTTATTGTGCGAAACACATTTTTACTTAAAAACATCAGTAAAAGTAATATTACACGTGAAATTTCTGAAGATCTTTTTCAGAAATATTAGAAAAACTAATGAAACACAATCTGGAAACATAAAtttagattaaaaaaaaaaagttaccttGAACTCAAATTTAAAATTTTCAACCTTTAAATAATGTCATTAAAGGAGTCATGCAACCACAAAGTTTTACATTAAATATAAAAAATtgggatttaagtgaaaaatgaTAAGAGTCACCGGTCGGACGGGGATTATATTAAAAACCAATTATACCGTGATGAGTAGTAAATGACATTATTAGTTTATTTAGTGTTTAAGGGCACGAGGATTTGATTAAAAGTATATGGGTAGACCTATCACGTACAACTTGCTAATGACAAATgaaaaataactcaaaatgaaATTTTTAAATATGATCACTTCTTAGAAGACttaaatcattattattatattatttagtCATAGCAAAATTTATAAGAGTTAACCCGTGCAAATTTGCATGGGTATAAGACTAGTATATAAacaaacccgtgaatttcacgggtaacAAAACTTGTTATATATAGGGATAAATTACCACTTTGGCAATTCCCTTACGAAAAGGGTAAGATGTTTTGGTCAAAACATCATTTAGTGATTTCAGCAATGAAAGAATCCATCTCAATACGAGAGGAACCACCAGCAGCAATAGATGTTCTAACAGCGCTACCTAATTCAACTGCCCTTCTCCTCATTTCCGCCCCTTCCTCGGATGCTATCAACCTTGTCACCGCGCTCACCACATCACTCGACCGAACCAACTCACTACGGCGAGACCATTCCCTGACTACAGTCCCTATCCTGAGCACTTGTGTCACAAAAACGGCGTTCCTAGGCTGATCAGAGTGCATTGGCCATGTTGCCATGGCTACTCCCATGCTAATGCTTTCCATGCAGGAGTTCCATCCACAATGACTCATGAACCCACCTGTTGAAGAATGACTTAGAATTTCCAACTGTGGAGCCCATTCTCTTACCACAATTCCCCTGTTTTTCACCCTTTCTTCGTACCCTTCTGGTAACTCCAGCTTTCTTACCGTTTCATTCTCAGTAAAAACATCTCCTTTATCAGCATCTCTAAGAACCCAAATGAATTTTTGACCACTTTTTTCTAATCCAATTGCCAATTCATTGATTTGTTCATCACTTATCGATGTCATTGTCCCAAAACAAACATATACTACAGACTCCTTCTCTTGTTTATCTAACCATTCTAGGCATTTATGCCTTTGAATCTCGCTTTTGGGTTTCGATATTTCAACAGGATTAAAAGGTCCAATTGCATAACAATTTTTACCAGATAATCTCTCAAGTAATTTCACATATTTACCCTCAATCACTCTCGACGTATTATAAAGACTTCCATTCTCCAAACCGGCAAACTTGTGCACATTTTCAGCTATGAAATTCTCCATCTCAGGTGTAAAACACCCTTCGTTCGAGGGTAAATTACAACTCGGAATAACATCATTAGCATCAATCTCAAAAGGCAATACGTGGTTCATAGTGTCCCACAAGCCTAAGAAGACGGTGAAGGCACCACAAGGAACAAAGCTATATGATTCAGCATTAAGGATATCTCTTACATCTTGGACAACATAAGCCATTAGACTATCATAAATGACGACAATTCTCCGGGAATTCGACGACAATTCTAGTAATAGCTCGGAAATGGGTTGTCGGAGATGTATAGAGGCATCCCAGAGCGGTTGCAGGTGTAAAGGGAAATGCGTGGAGGAGTGAGGGTTGGGTGGGGGAGAGTCATAAGCAGGAAGTTGAAAATCATGAAAATGGATGTCATTGTTACCTCctaagttgttgttgttgttgttgttgttgttgttacctCCTTGGAGGCGGTGTTTGGCTTGGCGGTTGTGGGTGGTGGAGCCGGCGTAGTGGACTGGTATACCGTAGGAAGATATTAAGCGAGAGAGGTGTAGGAGCTGATTAAGGTGACCTTGGGCTGGGAAGGGCACCATAACCACTGATACTTGTGGTTTATGGGATTTTTGGCCATTCATTTTTGGGATCGAGTATTTGAGTTGAGTTGTTAAGGAATCTCGCAGGTTTTATACTGCACATTTCTAGCAATCACGTTTGACGTTATACGTTGATTAGTATGAGCCACTCAGGCACACTATATTGGATTTGACTATTCCATGTACTAGGTTTTATACCAATTTCTATCATTAGATACGAAATTACGGAAACAAATAAATGAGTTAAGTATATTCTATCATTAATGGTAAAGTTTTTGGACTCTTTAATCTTAACATTAAGctttgttagggtgcaaacccttgtcccacatcggtagaataaagatggaagatcatctttataagtatctacaaaatataataagaCGGCGCTTTTGGAAGGAGCCAAGAAagaaatccgtgagggcttgcccaaagcggacaatatcgtctTATTATGGGCCGGACAGAAGGACACCGGTGCGAaagaggcccaacacgggatattcacgcttccgcacaacaagtggtatcgaGCCCAAGGTTCTACTTGGGCTAGAGTCTACACACGAGATTCATCGTGCCAAGACTTGAAGGTGGACTTACACTATAAGACGTGGAAATTTCTATAGCTCGGGAGAGCTAATATGTTCGCGAGAAGCGACATGGTCTCACGGCGTTGAGACGGCAGCCGTCAAGAGAAAGATCGCCAACCGGCGAGGGTGGGTCGAGGCTTAATGGAGGCAACAAAAGCGGTCCATGGTAAGTCCAAAAAAAAAGGCGGTCCGGTGTGACGCGCTGAGGCAGTGGATTCGGAccagtccagggtatattggatgcagaggagttTGGTACGCAAGTGTAGCACAAGCCCCGTGAGACACATGGTGTGTCGTTTAAGGGGAGGTTGCGGGTGTCTAGGTGATGGGGCTGCATGGTGTGGGGAGTTCTCCATggaggtcaaggtccgagtcaagatgatggtccttggtttgaggggaggattgttagggtgcaaacccttgtcccacatctcagaaataaagatggaagatcatctttataagtatatacaaaatataatagtacgaggccttttgggaaggagcccaagagtaaatccgtgagggcttggcccaaagcggacaatatcgtactattatggattgtggacacagatgcagcagaggcccaacacgggatattcacgcttccgcacaacaagctTAATAATAAGGGAACTATGGATTAGTGAACATTATACATTAATCACTTACTTGTATTGCATTCACGTGAACTGTTTCTTCTCTTTTCACCCATTTTAGAACAACTTCCTTTTTCCATGActaatatctttttttttttaactaagCTTTGATTTTGATTCTTTAAAAAgacttagggggtgtttggttggctctcttggaatggattggaatggatttgctccattccattgtttggttggagtcttttggaatggagttcgatacccaatggattctaactccattccatccCCCTAGAATCTCATACCCAACTTCCACCCTTGGTATCAAACTCCATTCCACTCTTTTACAATTTTAAGATGAACCAAACAAGTTTATGAgggaatggatttagaacccTATACCATTATGGATTcatattccaatccattccattccatgctATTGAACCAAACGTCCCCTTAGTATGTAACTATGTAATCTGATAGACTTATTTATTTTTTGCAATGACAGTTAACAAATTTTGGCAGTTACTTAGTAGTGTCTTAATTATAGAGTCATGTTGTTGTGTAGTGTCCTAAAAAAAGGTCGGGTGTCTTTAAATAATTATTATGAAACTATTTTTTGTAATTACCATATGTTTTAAAAAAACGTTGGCTGTTAagaaattgtttacatgttattaaaattaaaattaagttaGATTTCTATGAGTCTTCTATTTAATTTTCTTGTCTAAAATACGATGTTGTGCTAAAAAAACGTGGAGTGTCTTTTGTTTTTTTAATCGAAACAGAGGCAAAACACTGGACTTTAGACGCTTGctgcctcttcttcttcttcgccaTCGTCGGGTTCCCTTTATTTAATTACTCGTGTGATAAAGCTattattatttaaatttaattaaaatgaaattattaGTGGTTTGTAATTATCATGTTTTAAAAAACGCTGGCTGTTTGTGAGCTAATATTTATGTATGCATGTCATAAAAGTGGCGTCTTTTTAATAAACTTTGCGTATATTATTTGTATACTTGCGTCTTAAAGCTATTATTATTAGCGAGTAATGCGAGTATTATATTATGTCATAAAAGTTGATTTgtttgattaaattaaattgccttattattatttttaaagtaTTTTGGATACAATTCTGGAAAAATAATCGTATATGCGAACACGATATATTTGAAGTTTAAATTTAAAATGTGGATTAACCAATATACTCCATAGGATACTTTTGTTCTTTACGCTAATTTGCTTTATTATACCAAGCTTGctttgattaaattaaattgccttattatttttttttaaaaagtaatTTTGGATACAAATCTGGAAAAATAATCGCATATGCGAACATGatacttttaaagtttaaaatgTCGATTAACCAAATCTGGAAAAATAATTGCATATACGAACACGATATATTTAAAGTTTAAAATGTGGATTAACCAATATACTCCGTACGATATATTTGTTCGTTACGCTTATTTGCTTTATTATACCATGTTTGatttgattaaattaaattgccTTTTTTTTAAGTATTTTTGGataaaaatctgaaaaaaataatCATATATGCGAAAATGATAACTTTATATTTAAAGTTTAAAATGTGGATTAACCAATATACTGTCTACCAATATCGTTGTACGATATATTTGTTCTTTTAAGcttatttcatttattatacCATGCTTGctttgattaaattaaattgctTTATTAAATATAAATTGCGTTATTATTGTATAGTTTgataaaattaaattaagttttaatttaaagcgCGGATAACGAAATATGGTGTTATTGGTGTAGGTATGGAGTGGTTAAAACTCATGTTTTCGAGTTTCGATGATGAATGGTTTGTGTCACCATTCGGAGTTTTTTCAAATTTAAAGgtaattttttttatgttaacTATTGGCAGCTTAATTATTATGCCGCCCCACCGACCGTGGTTAGGAGGCATTTAGCTAACGTTACCGAGTCTTCATCAGATCTCGATTATGAATGGTTGTTACTCTGAGAGATTATGTCAACCATTATTATATTTTTCTAGTTTTATtttgtaattgtaatgtatttgtaAACAAATTTGTAATGTAATAGAATTGTAATTTTTGTAGTGTAATTTATTCATATTTTTTTGGGTATgtaattattatttataatttgtataaattttttgttttaatttggtTATTTCAGATTTCAGATGTTGAATATCATATCATATTAATATAATCATCATATCATATAGAGGAATATTTTCAGCATATGCATAATAATAAACACGAGAgagaaataaaagaaatgaaagaGAGTAATTAATTGGGTTAAGAAACGTGGGTTACTTTcctgaattaaaaaaaaaaaaaattgcttcaACAATCCCCGATTTTAAGGAGCCAATATGAAGCTTTTAAAGGCTTCAGCTTTTATAGATAGGGGATTTTGGTTAAACCGCATACgcttgcgacgggtcaaatactacTCACATGGCTGGATAAGACAAAACAGAATGTTACTCCCTATGCactttgcttttgtcttatctcttCATGTGGTCGGTATTTGATCTATCGCAAGCTTATGACGGATATGTCCGTCACATAGAATTTGTGTTGGCCAAATAGCATTAAATCTCAATTACCGACTTTACCGTTGCTAATTTTGGATGTTAACTTTCAAAACTAACATCCATGTCTCAACTCCCACTAAATACAAAGATTATCCCCTTTAATCACTATAAACGTATACCCAAATAATTTAGCCGCCATTATAATCTTTCTCCAAGAGTAATCATATCCACATCCACCAACGCTGTCTCAAAGATAATGAAACAAGTGTTCTGAGTTACGCTAGTGTTTGATTATTATTACCTCACTTGTTACGTCATTGTTGTAAGGGACAAAAATACATACTTAGTTACTTACGTTTCATCTCGTTTTTTCCCTACAGCCTGTCTACATTTTGCCGCCttttgttttgctttgttaggCTACTTATTtgtcatattatttaattattattattacaatccGTCTCATTTTAGACGGACATTATCCATCTATAACTATAGCATCTATAACTATAAACAAATAGTATTCCTCTCATAAATTAAAGTGGGTAATgcaagtgggggtatccatttcTCATCCACTTGCACTACATACTTTAATTTACCCCCACTTGCACTACCCACTTTAATTTATAAGAGGGACACTATCTGTCTAtaattatagacggatagtgtccatttataatgaaaatttgtgttattattatACACACCCCCAAATTATAGAATATATTTATTGCATTAGCTATGTAGAATAATGACATAATTTGTTAACTACGATAGTTGTGAACAGCGTAAAAAATGGAAAGTGGTTGAGTGGAGTTGAATATAGGGAGTATTACCTAGAGTAGGCAATGGGCTGTGCTGGGTCGGCCCGTTGTGCCTTCCACCATAATTGGTCCGGCCCAGGCACGGATATTGAGCTCCTCGGGTCGTGCCGTGTCAGGCCCACTGATCCAAACCTACGCCACGGCCCGCTCAAGGCACAGCCATTTTCGTGCTTGGGACGTGCCTGTCCCATGGGCTTTTCGTGCCTTGTCCGTAGGCCGGCCCATgtgctttaatattttttttatttaaaaaaaaacgttatataaTTGATACTCTCtctgtctcagtcaattgttatctattgattttggcacaaagattaaggaaaaaagtATGAATGAATTTGAACCTGATGCGGGTAATGGGACGGGTGTGGCTACTAATGGTTCGTTGGGTCATAAGCTGATGTTGGCAGATTGGTTGTCGAGTTCAAATGCGCGGTGCGTAAGTTTGCTCACCTGCATTGGATCCGTCTAAATGATCATTCCAAGACTTTAAGTTACATTTGTTTATTTGGGTCAATAAAGGGGTTGTTAATGCCTTATTTAGTGGGTAGTTATTGCCATTCAATTTGTAGTTTTAATTCTGTTTTTAAGGCCTTAATTTGCCTTAGTAATGGCCTTAATTGGCTTTAAGTCTAGCATTAGGAAACTGCTTGAAACGGTAGTTTTTAGGGGCTATTTATAGTCCTTGTTGTTTACATTTTCAGTCATCCAGTAATCAAAGTTCATTTCACAAACAATTGCTTGCTAAGCACAATTTCAGTTTATATTCGAATGCGTTTTGAATATTAACTTTGTTCGtactcaataggtcttgagttcgTTCGCCGTTgtcgaattataggtctaattctaCAACAACTTATCTTCATTACCAACTAATCATACTTGAAATCCGTTCGTGTATTTTTATTTCGCTTCTGCATATTATTTCGTATCattagtggtatcagagcttcggctcttgatttccataAATCGAGACGATCCTAGGTTCTCGGTTTtatacacacacaaaaaaaaaacaaaaaaaactcaaaaaaaaaaaaacaagaaaatcaTGGCAGAATTTGACGATGATATGTTACTAGAAAATCTTCGAGAATTGTTACGCAACCGCCCTACGGGCAGTCGTTATGGCCCTCGACCGAAGCCGGATGAATTCAAAGTTTCGGAACTTCCGGAATTCATTGGTGGTACCAACCCGGAGGATTACTTGGAATGGGAAAGGAGAATCGATCGTTTATTCGATTTCAAGGATCTCAGTGACGAGAAAAGGTGCAAGTACGCTCTTTTAAGATTAAGTAAAGGGGCTTCCTTGTGGTACGAGGGCTTGAAGGCTAGGCGTTCCCGCGCTGGGAAGGAGAAGTTGTCGTCTTGGGAATCCTTAAAACGCAAATTGAGGAAAAGGTATGTACCGGCTACACATAAACTGAGTGTTTATCGTAAAATTGCGGATTTTATGCAAGATAAATTAAGCGTTGCTGAGTACATAGATGAGTTTGAAAAATTAATTCTAATGGGGGAATTGGAggaaaatgaagaacaaaaaatGTCTCGTTTACTTCGTGGTCTGAACCGTAGCATCGCCACTTGTGTCGAATTATACCCTTATTCGGattttgacacgttgtgtaatTTGTGTTTTAAAATTGAGGCCCAAGGGAAGTATAAATTAGGGAGTTCAAATAAGGAATACAGTAGTCCATACTCAAACCCCAAAACCATATCTTCCCCTAAAAACACATTTACCCCTAACTCAAACAATTCCACCAAATCCACGTCAAAACTTTCGGAGTCGGGTAAGGAAACCAGTTTGTCGAAGGTTCGTTGCTTCAAGTGCCAGGGGTTCGGGCATTTTCAAAGCTCGTGTCCTAACAGGAGGGTGGTG from Silene latifolia isolate original U9 population chromosome 10, ASM4854445v1, whole genome shotgun sequence encodes:
- the LOC141605382 gene encoding zeatin O-glucosyltransferase-like, translated to MNGQKSHKPQVSVVMVPFPAQGHLNQLLHLSRLISSYGIPVHYAGSTTHNRQAKHRLQGGNNNNNNNNNNLGGNNDIHFHDFQLPAYDSPPPNPHSSTHFPLHLQPLWDASIHLRQPISELLLELSSNSRRIVVIYDSLMAYVVQDVRDILNAESYSFVPCGAFTVFLGLWDTMNHVLPFEIDANDVIPSCNLPSNEGCFTPEMENFIAENVHKFAGLENGSLYNTSRVIEGKYVKLLERLSGKNCYAIGPFNPVEISKPKSEIQRHKCLEWLDKQEKESVVYVCFGTMTSISDEQINELAIGLEKSGQKFIWVLRDADKGDVFTENETVRKLELPEGYEERVKNRGIVVREWAPQLEILSHSSTGGFMSHCGWNSCMESISMGVAMATWPMHSDQPRNAVFVTQVLRIGTVVREWSRRSELVRSSDVVSAVTRLIASEEGAEMRRRAVELGSAVRTSIAAGGSSRIEMDSFIAEITK